The Pirellulimonas nuda genome includes a region encoding these proteins:
- a CDS encoding metallophosphoesterase family protein — MLNLLQISDLHFGPPYVPGVGDALLKQAQQLPIDAIVVNGDLTQRATAEQFEQAKAFIDALPEVPYVVIPGNHDVPLYRVWERLTDPYREYQKHISTELNQVLRVHAGDQGACIVALNSAAPRRAITNGRVDPWQLELCGREFDQTPAGELRIVVVHHHFAPPPDYDRSPVMPGARRALDYFQAHDVDLLLGGHLHRAYIGNSLDIYAGGEREHGIIVAQCGTTTSRRGRAREREKNSFNYIQADEHTLTVTHWMFFTDEGRFAPVGRHMFPRRPHHRLPEASADESEAALTEAPNRRDGG, encoded by the coding sequence ATGCTGAACCTTCTGCAGATATCCGACCTCCATTTCGGCCCCCCGTACGTGCCGGGGGTCGGAGATGCGCTGCTCAAACAAGCGCAGCAGCTTCCGATCGACGCGATCGTGGTCAACGGCGACCTCACCCAACGCGCGACGGCGGAGCAGTTCGAGCAGGCCAAGGCGTTTATCGACGCGCTGCCCGAGGTCCCGTACGTGGTGATCCCCGGCAACCACGACGTGCCGCTGTACCGGGTTTGGGAGCGGCTCACCGACCCCTACCGCGAGTACCAGAAGCACATCTCTACCGAGCTGAACCAGGTGCTGCGGGTCCACGCCGGCGATCAGGGCGCCTGCATCGTGGCGTTGAACTCCGCGGCGCCGAGGCGGGCGATCACCAACGGACGCGTCGATCCGTGGCAACTAGAGCTGTGCGGCCGGGAGTTCGACCAAACCCCCGCCGGTGAGCTGCGGATCGTGGTCGTCCATCACCATTTCGCGCCGCCGCCGGACTACGACCGCTCGCCCGTCATGCCCGGCGCCCGGCGGGCGCTCGACTACTTTCAAGCGCACGACGTCGACCTGCTGTTGGGCGGCCACCTGCACCGCGCGTATATCGGCAACTCACTCGACATCTACGCGGGGGGTGAACGCGAGCACGGCATTATCGTCGCCCAGTGCGGCACCACCACGTCGCGGCGGGGCCGTGCACGCGAGCGGGAGAAGAACAGCTTTAACTACATCCAGGCGGACGAGCACACGCTCACCGTCACCCACTGGATGTTCTTCACCGATGAGGGCCGCTTCGCCCCGGTCGGCCGACACATGTTTCCCCGCCGGCCGCACCATCGGCTGCCCGAGGCGTCGGCCGACGAATCGGAGGCCGCCCTGACCGAGGCGCCCAACCGCCGCGATGGAGGGTGA
- a CDS encoding diacylglycerol/lipid kinase family protein, with translation MIHVFCNPEAGSSEEGCHPAEQIRRLLAGDVVVTQTRSAEHAQQAVRDAAADAELVVAVGGDGTVHAVLNGLMQADTRPPLGVIPLGTANNFCRSLGLPLDPLAACRALASGRRVEIDLARVSHGGDRSYFATAASAGNSDRVMDCVTSQHKQTWGAWSYLRCALPVMADLIAFDARFSFDDGPEERASLWNVIVANGQHAASGMRVAPRARLDSGVLDAILIADGTPLDLASLTAEFLAGDYLQDERVDYRTFRKLRIQADPEFKFHADGEELVGQPFEFEVLPGALQVVVPDASMSPDPTTAL, from the coding sequence ATGATCCACGTCTTTTGCAATCCAGAGGCCGGTTCTTCGGAGGAGGGCTGCCACCCGGCGGAGCAGATCCGCCGACTGCTGGCGGGCGATGTGGTCGTCACCCAGACGCGCAGCGCGGAGCACGCTCAGCAAGCAGTACGCGACGCGGCGGCCGACGCAGAGCTGGTGGTCGCGGTGGGCGGGGACGGGACGGTGCACGCGGTGCTCAACGGGCTGATGCAGGCCGATACGCGGCCGCCGCTGGGAGTGATCCCGCTGGGCACCGCGAACAACTTCTGTCGGTCGCTGGGGTTACCGCTCGACCCGCTGGCGGCTTGCCGGGCGCTGGCGTCCGGTCGTCGGGTGGAGATCGACCTGGCCCGTGTCTCACACGGGGGCGACCGCAGTTACTTCGCCACCGCGGCCAGCGCCGGCAACAGCGACCGAGTGATGGACTGTGTCACGTCGCAGCACAAGCAGACCTGGGGCGCTTGGAGCTACTTGCGTTGTGCGCTGCCGGTGATGGCGGACTTGATCGCGTTCGATGCAAGGTTTTCTTTTGACGACGGCCCCGAAGAACGGGCCTCGCTGTGGAATGTCATCGTCGCCAACGGCCAGCACGCCGCTAGCGGCATGCGCGTGGCGCCACGGGCGCGGCTGGACAGCGGCGTGCTCGACGCCATCCTCATTGCCGACGGCACCCCCCTCGACCTAGCGTCGCTGACGGCCGAGTTCCTCGCCGGCGACTACCTGCAAGACGAACGGGTCGATTACCGCACGTTCCGCAAGCTACGGATCCAGGCCGACCCCGAGTTCAAGTTCCACGCCGACGGCGAAGAGCTCGTGGGCCAGCCGTTTGAGTTTGAGGTGCTGCCCGGGGCGCTCCAGGTGGTCGTTCCCGACGCGAGCATGTCGCCGGATCCGACCACGGCGCTGTAG
- a CDS encoding phospho-sugar mutase, whose translation MDSATALSHVEKAVADGRITAAASQNIQSWLTEARYADYAPEVIEHVSKGEWQTLDDVFWTIIPFGTGGRRGRMYPIGSNAINDRTIGESAQGLADYVKATLGEGAELSCAICRDTRHNGERFARLCAEVMVAAGFKVWFLRGFRSTPELSFAVRYKHASCGIMVTASHNPPSDNAVKVYWGTGGQVLPPHDKGIIDRVMNCQEIKRADFDQAAKAGKIVFCEEEIDPAFIDAVLTEARPGPRDLKVIYSPLHGVGATAVMPVLEKDGFKEVELFGPHSEPSGDFPNVPGHVSNPERPVVFDALIERAKQTGADLCVATDPDCDRIGLAAELTAGGGEWATLNGNQICALLADYALESRRGQLTPEHFIIQTLVTTQMVRRIGESYGVKVVSDLLVGFKWIAGAIDANGPEKFVFGCEESHGYMSGTYTRDKDGAAASMLACELAAKLKAEGQTLHQKLESLFWQHGAHVERLINVQMPGSDGMARMQEVMGAFRIKPPASVGGLKVTQVRDYKTNTLTRAGSSSTPEPLEGPTGDLVILDLEAEGNYLAARPSGTEPKIKFYLFSYTPAEQLHDLPEALAALGSRLDGIEADLRKFAGV comes from the coding sequence ATGGACTCCGCTACCGCCCTCTCCCACGTCGAAAAGGCCGTCGCCGATGGCCGGATTACCGCCGCCGCGTCGCAAAACATCCAGAGCTGGCTCACCGAAGCCCGCTACGCCGACTACGCGCCGGAGGTGATCGAGCACGTCTCCAAGGGGGAATGGCAGACGCTGGACGACGTGTTCTGGACGATCATCCCGTTCGGCACCGGGGGCCGGCGGGGGCGGATGTACCCGATCGGTTCGAACGCCATCAACGACCGCACCATCGGCGAGAGCGCCCAGGGGCTGGCCGACTACGTCAAAGCGACCCTCGGCGAGGGCGCCGAGCTGTCGTGCGCCATCTGCCGCGACACCCGCCACAACGGCGAGCGTTTCGCCCGGCTGTGCGCCGAGGTGATGGTGGCCGCGGGCTTCAAGGTGTGGTTCCTACGCGGCTTCCGCAGCACGCCGGAGCTGTCGTTCGCGGTCCGCTACAAGCACGCCTCGTGCGGCATCATGGTGACCGCCAGCCATAACCCGCCGAGCGACAACGCGGTGAAGGTGTACTGGGGCACCGGTGGGCAGGTGCTGCCCCCCCACGACAAGGGGATCATCGACCGCGTGATGAACTGCCAAGAGATCAAGCGGGCCGACTTCGACCAGGCGGCCAAAGCGGGCAAGATCGTCTTCTGCGAAGAAGAGATCGACCCGGCCTTCATCGACGCGGTGCTGACCGAGGCCCGCCCCGGCCCGCGCGACCTGAAAGTGATCTACTCGCCGCTGCACGGCGTGGGCGCCACGGCCGTGATGCCGGTGCTGGAGAAGGACGGCTTCAAGGAGGTCGAGTTGTTCGGACCCCACTCGGAGCCCAGCGGCGACTTCCCCAACGTGCCGGGGCACGTGTCGAACCCCGAGCGCCCGGTGGTGTTCGACGCCTTGATCGAACGCGCCAAGCAAACGGGCGCCGACCTGTGCGTCGCTACCGACCCCGACTGCGACCGCATCGGCCTCGCGGCAGAGCTGACCGCGGGCGGGGGGGAGTGGGCCACCCTCAACGGCAACCAAATCTGTGCGCTGCTGGCCGACTACGCGCTCGAGTCGCGCCGCGGCCAGTTGACGCCGGAGCACTTTATCATCCAGACGCTGGTCACCACGCAGATGGTCCGCCGCATCGGCGAGAGCTACGGCGTCAAGGTCGTGAGCGACCTGCTGGTAGGCTTCAAGTGGATCGCCGGCGCGATCGACGCGAACGGGCCGGAGAAGTTTGTCTTCGGCTGCGAAGAGTCGCACGGCTACATGTCTGGCACGTACACGCGCGACAAAGACGGCGCGGCGGCGTCGATGCTGGCGTGCGAGCTCGCGGCCAAGCTCAAGGCCGAGGGGCAGACGCTGCACCAGAAGCTCGAGTCCCTCTTCTGGCAGCACGGCGCGCACGTCGAGCGGCTGATCAACGTGCAGATGCCCGGCAGCGACGGCATGGCCCGCATGCAGGAAGTGATGGGAGCGTTCCGCATCAAACCCCCAGCTAGCGTTGGGGGGCTGAAGGTCACCCAGGTCCGCGACTACAAGACGAACACCCTGACGCGAGCCGGGTCGTCCTCGACCCCGGAACCCTTGGAAGGACCGACCGGCGACCTGGTGATCCTGGACCTCGAAGCCGAGGGCAACTACCTAGCGGCCCGCCCCAGCGGCACCGAGCCGAAGATCAAGTTCTACCTGTTCAGCTACACCCCCGCCGAGCAGTTGCACGACCTGCCCGAGGCGCTGGCGGCGCTCGGATCGCGGCTCGACGGGATCGAGGCCGACCTGCGGAAGTTCGCGGGGGTGTAA
- a CDS encoding cytochrome c, whose protein sequence is MVARMLVVWLLAGSVALAQERRAKPPEFSPQDEAVFFDDPWSLLVGPRPDFSAQQPALATQAGPGDAAADDAGFAWSGLLSSDAYESEIKRQSQAIAALTATATGFKGGGYRDARTAFSVLAVMFAIGAEHDSDPRWRDAAPALRDLLSRAGANCKVGTDQSYREAAARSQDLADLVRGGRPASLPTPNADAPWGDVADRVPLMKRMDEAEKKLGPMLGSARSLSADSEDVAHEAQVLAALAQVITLDGFVDAGDETYDGFARTLRDAAADLSGAAEQEDYERASRAKAKIGQTCTDCHELYRS, encoded by the coding sequence ATGGTCGCACGCATGCTTGTCGTCTGGTTGCTCGCCGGTTCGGTCGCCCTTGCCCAAGAGAGGCGCGCCAAGCCGCCGGAGTTTTCGCCGCAGGACGAGGCGGTGTTCTTCGACGACCCCTGGTCGCTGCTGGTGGGGCCCAGGCCCGACTTCTCTGCCCAGCAGCCGGCCCTGGCAACGCAGGCCGGGCCGGGCGACGCGGCCGCCGACGACGCGGGCTTTGCGTGGTCGGGCCTGTTGAGCTCGGACGCCTACGAGAGCGAGATCAAACGCCAGTCGCAGGCCATCGCCGCGCTCACGGCGACGGCGACCGGCTTCAAGGGGGGCGGGTACCGCGACGCCCGCACCGCGTTTAGCGTGCTGGCGGTGATGTTCGCCATCGGCGCCGAGCACGACTCGGACCCCCGCTGGCGCGACGCCGCGCCGGCGCTACGCGACCTGCTGAGCCGGGCCGGCGCCAATTGCAAGGTCGGCACCGACCAGTCGTACCGCGAGGCGGCCGCCCGGTCGCAGGACCTGGCCGACCTGGTGCGCGGCGGCCGGCCGGCGTCGCTCCCCACGCCCAACGCAGACGCCCCGTGGGGCGACGTCGCGGACCGCGTGCCGCTGATGAAGCGGATGGACGAGGCCGAGAAGAAGCTCGGGCCGATGCTGGGGAGCGCCCGTTCGCTGTCGGCCGACAGCGAAGACGTGGCCCACGAGGCCCAGGTGCTAGCGGCGCTAGCCCAGGTGATCACCCTAGACGGCTTTGTCGACGCGGGGGACGAAACCTACGACGGCTTCGCCCGCACGCTCCGCGACGCCGCCGCCGACCTCTCGGGCGCCGCCGAACAAGAAGATTACGAGCGCGCCAGCCGGGCCAAAGCCAAGATCGGCCAAACCTGCACCGACTGCCACGAGCTGTACCGCAGCTAA
- a CDS encoding RNA polymerase sigma factor yields MTLRIDTRPLDAPSQQLQPLDLTTATVPELVRAAQQGDRLAFGELAERYEGMVRSVALRRLGDWAEAQELCQEVMIKAMRRIDQLNEPAAFGGWLRSITVRMAINRQVRRRPDLATEPDALSAICAEASTPLDAVLAGERASQVHDGLDRLGEMDRSTLVAFYLRGESLAEISQECGAPIGTIKRRLHVARKRLADELGALQAV; encoded by the coding sequence ATGACACTCCGCATCGATACCCGACCGCTGGACGCCCCCTCGCAGCAGCTCCAGCCGCTGGATTTAACTACCGCTACCGTCCCCGAGCTGGTCCGTGCGGCCCAGCAGGGCGACCGGCTCGCCTTCGGCGAGCTGGCCGAACGCTACGAAGGGATGGTCCGCAGCGTGGCGCTGCGTCGGCTCGGCGATTGGGCCGAGGCGCAGGAGCTGTGCCAAGAGGTGATGATCAAGGCCATGCGGCGCATCGACCAGCTCAACGAGCCGGCCGCGTTCGGCGGGTGGCTGCGGAGCATCACCGTCCGCATGGCGATCAACCGGCAGGTGCGTCGCCGACCCGACCTGGCGACCGAGCCCGACGCGCTCTCGGCGATCTGCGCCGAGGCCTCCACGCCGCTCGACGCGGTGTTGGCGGGCGAACGCGCCTCGCAGGTGCACGACGGACTCGACCGGCTCGGCGAGATGGACCGCAGCACGCTGGTAGCGTTCTACCTGCGGGGCGAGTCGCTGGCCGAGATCAGCCAAGAGTGCGGCGCCCCGATCGGCACCATCAAGCGCCGGCTGCACGTGGCGCGGAAGCGGCTGGCGGACGAGCTTGGGGCGTTGCAGGCGGTTTGA
- a CDS encoding DUF423 domain-containing protein yields the protein MTSRLLSLGALLAAIAVAIGAFGAHVLPDYLSKAGYDDAAIAQRLDTFETGARYQMYAAIGICLSGLAQREARRRTLAAAGWLLLAGAAIFCGLLYALALVAPELGWLGAIVPIGGVAMIAGWGALAIGAWPRRGAQKIP from the coding sequence TTGACCTCACGCTTGCTATCTCTGGGCGCCCTGCTCGCGGCCATCGCCGTGGCGATTGGCGCGTTCGGCGCGCACGTCCTGCCCGATTACCTTTCTAAGGCCGGGTACGACGACGCGGCCATCGCCCAGCGGCTGGACACCTTCGAGACGGGCGCCCGCTACCAGATGTACGCCGCGATTGGGATTTGCCTGTCGGGGCTCGCGCAGCGCGAGGCTAGGCGCCGCACGCTCGCCGCGGCGGGCTGGCTGCTGCTGGCAGGCGCAGCGATCTTCTGCGGCCTGCTGTACGCGCTGGCCCTGGTGGCGCCCGAGCTGGGCTGGCTGGGCGCGATCGTCCCGATCGGGGGCGTGGCGATGATCGCCGGCTGGGGGGCGCTGGCCATCGGCGCCTGGCCACGCCGCGGCGCACAAAAAATCCCCTGA
- a CDS encoding general secretion pathway protein GspD: MNAIINRKLAVLALALCMTGLPAAAVVGQAGAEKPPSAAEVEQLMLYARKAMEQGDLRQADVLLSRAEQGNVRYPLMHFGDTPAKVRRDLEKQQAASPAPNPFAPAGARPLPPPTPGDARPLTAGVAPSAYPSTATGAGAPDANLPPKQQAAKWLAEARAALQENDIDTAERLTLQATRLNLPDEAFGADELRPSTLAWDVQKARYQQQATGAVATAGGVAAHAPGAAQALYAPGDDPTGNVPASYVGEPRMAQRGEAIPLPLGATAGSNSAAGELLTQGEAALVAGDRTRALELFEQASGRQADLNPADQQRLRDHLSLLGATPQSLGAPEGRDGSMIDAASNQQQVLARQLSTDLGKRMIEARRIREGEPREAMKMLTEMRAEIANAQLAEQLQGQLIRRADAAIEEMDQYLVANRSTIELDERNAAVLADRDRAQTVKVKVQEETAKMVDQFNTLIDERRYEEAEVIARRLYEMSPDEPIAVQVLNQSRFIRRTMINRDQRLARDEGNWEALNAVDRASISNVSDGSEMVYDAERWKDLQKRRGLSDRGGRMSEKELDIQRKLQTPVQLRYDERPLSEVIEALSQMAGINVHLDPMGLQTESVSSDTPVTINLNSEISLKSALDLILEPLHLGYVIKSDVLKITSESKVQGDVYNEVYYVADLVIPIPNFVPNNNFGLQGLLNNAYSSLGYGNGLGAPGAMVLANDRGNKQGGRTPEGTLAQPLSGNGGLGGLGGGGQVPFGAGGVGGGAGGAALADFDSLIDLIISTVASDTWQENGGGVAEIRPFPTNLSLVISQTQAVHEEIADLLEQLRKLQDLQVTIEVRFIRLNDNFFERIGIDFDMNINDRIVGFNDLAPPTNSPYETPAPRLSVGLAAGTDAGDGLPEFTADLDMPFRQGSFDAAIPQIGGPVTGGATFGFAILSDIEAYFLINAAQGDRRTNVLNAPKVTLFNGQQAFVADTSQTPFVISVIPVVGEFAAAQQPVIVVLSEGTLMSIQAVVSDDRRYVRLTVVPFFSEIGDVQEFTFEGSTTTSMSMSTTDDDNNNSNSRDNASNITRTGTTVQLPTFQFISVTTTVSVPDGGTVLLGGIKRLSEGRNEFGVPLLSKIPYIDRLFRNVGIGRETDSLMMMVTPRIIIQEEEEEKLGISTP, from the coding sequence TTGAACGCGATCATCAATCGGAAGTTGGCGGTATTAGCGTTGGCGCTTTGCATGACGGGCCTCCCGGCGGCAGCCGTGGTGGGTCAGGCCGGCGCCGAGAAGCCCCCCTCGGCGGCGGAGGTCGAGCAGCTCATGCTCTACGCCCGCAAAGCCATGGAGCAGGGCGACCTGCGTCAGGCCGACGTGCTGCTCTCACGGGCCGAGCAGGGCAACGTCCGCTACCCGCTGATGCACTTCGGCGACACCCCCGCCAAGGTCCGACGCGATCTTGAGAAGCAGCAGGCCGCCTCGCCGGCGCCGAACCCCTTCGCCCCGGCCGGCGCCCGCCCGCTCCCCCCACCCACGCCGGGCGACGCACGCCCGCTGACGGCCGGGGTGGCCCCCAGCGCCTACCCCAGCACGGCGACCGGCGCCGGCGCCCCAGACGCAAACCTGCCCCCCAAGCAGCAGGCCGCCAAGTGGTTGGCCGAAGCCCGTGCGGCGTTGCAGGAGAACGACATCGACACGGCCGAGCGGCTCACGCTGCAGGCGACCCGACTGAACCTGCCGGACGAGGCGTTCGGCGCCGACGAGCTCCGCCCGTCGACGCTGGCCTGGGACGTGCAGAAGGCCCGCTACCAGCAGCAGGCCACGGGCGCCGTGGCGACCGCCGGCGGCGTGGCCGCCCACGCCCCGGGCGCCGCCCAGGCGTTGTACGCCCCGGGCGACGACCCCACCGGAAACGTGCCGGCTTCTTATGTTGGTGAGCCGCGTATGGCGCAGCGGGGCGAGGCGATACCGCTGCCGCTGGGCGCCACGGCCGGTTCGAACTCCGCGGCCGGCGAGCTGCTCACTCAGGGCGAAGCGGCCCTGGTGGCCGGCGACCGCACCCGCGCCCTAGAACTATTCGAGCAAGCCTCCGGCCGACAGGCCGACCTGAACCCGGCCGACCAACAGCGGCTGCGCGACCACCTCTCGCTGCTTGGGGCGACCCCCCAATCGCTCGGCGCCCCCGAGGGACGCGACGGATCGATGATCGACGCCGCGTCCAACCAGCAGCAGGTGCTGGCCCGTCAGCTCTCGACCGACCTGGGCAAACGGATGATCGAGGCCCGGCGGATCCGCGAGGGTGAGCCGCGCGAAGCGATGAAGATGCTCACCGAGATGCGGGCCGAGATCGCCAACGCCCAGCTCGCCGAGCAACTGCAGGGGCAGCTCATCCGTCGCGCAGACGCCGCGATCGAAGAGATGGATCAGTACCTCGTCGCCAACCGCTCGACGATCGAGCTCGACGAACGCAACGCCGCGGTGCTTGCGGACCGCGACCGCGCCCAGACCGTAAAGGTCAAGGTGCAGGAAGAGACCGCCAAGATGGTCGACCAGTTCAACACGCTGATCGATGAACGCCGGTACGAAGAAGCCGAGGTGATCGCCCGTCGGCTCTACGAGATGAGCCCCGACGAGCCGATCGCGGTGCAGGTGCTCAACCAGTCCCGCTTCATCCGCCGCACGATGATCAACCGCGATCAGCGTCTGGCCCGCGACGAGGGGAACTGGGAGGCGCTGAACGCCGTCGACCGGGCCTCGATCTCGAATGTCTCCGACGGCAGCGAAATGGTCTACGATGCGGAGCGGTGGAAAGACCTGCAGAAGCGCCGTGGTCTGAGCGACCGCGGCGGGCGGATGAGCGAGAAGGAGCTCGACATCCAGCGCAAGCTGCAGACGCCGGTTCAACTGCGGTACGACGAGCGGCCCCTCTCGGAAGTGATCGAGGCCCTCTCGCAGATGGCGGGCATCAACGTCCACCTCGACCCGATGGGCCTGCAGACCGAGAGCGTCTCTTCCGACACGCCCGTCACCATCAACCTGAACAGCGAGATCTCGCTCAAGAGCGCGCTCGACCTGATCCTTGAACCGTTGCACCTGGGCTATGTGATCAAGAGCGACGTGCTCAAGATCACCAGCGAGAGCAAGGTGCAGGGAGACGTGTACAACGAGGTCTACTACGTCGCCGACCTGGTGATCCCGATCCCCAACTTCGTTCCCAACAACAACTTCGGCCTGCAGGGGCTGCTCAACAACGCCTACTCGTCGCTGGGCTACGGCAACGGCCTGGGCGCGCCCGGCGCCATGGTGCTGGCCAACGACCGCGGCAACAAGCAGGGGGGACGGACCCCCGAAGGGACCCTCGCTCAGCCGCTTAGCGGCAACGGCGGGCTGGGCGGACTCGGCGGCGGCGGACAGGTCCCCTTCGGCGCCGGCGGCGTCGGCGGCGGGGCGGGCGGCGCCGCGCTGGCCGACTTCGACTCGCTGATCGACCTGATCATCTCCACCGTGGCCAGCGACACCTGGCAAGAGAACGGCGGCGGCGTGGCGGAGATCCGCCCCTTCCCCACCAACCTCAGCCTGGTGATCAGCCAGACGCAGGCCGTGCACGAAGAGATCGCCGACCTGCTGGAGCAGCTCCGCAAGCTGCAGGACCTGCAGGTGACGATCGAGGTGCGGTTCATCCGCCTGAACGACAACTTCTTCGAGCGGATCGGCATCGACTTCGACATGAACATCAACGACCGGATCGTGGGCTTCAACGACCTGGCGCCCCCGACCAACTCCCCGTACGAGACCCCGGCGCCCCGGCTGTCGGTCGGCCTCGCGGCCGGAACGGACGCGGGCGACGGGCTGCCGGAGTTCACCGCGGACCTCGACATGCCGTTCCGGCAGGGGAGCTTCGACGCGGCGATACCGCAGATCGGCGGCCCCGTGACCGGCGGCGCCACGTTCGGATTCGCCATCCTCAGCGACATCGAGGCCTACTTCTTGATCAACGCCGCCCAGGGCGACCGACGCACCAACGTGCTCAACGCCCCCAAGGTGACGCTGTTCAACGGCCAGCAGGCCTTCGTGGCGGACACCTCGCAGACCCCCTTCGTGATCAGCGTGATCCCGGTGGTCGGTGAGTTCGCCGCGGCCCAGCAGCCGGTGATCGTGGTGCTGAGCGAAGGGACGCTGATGAGCATCCAGGCGGTGGTGTCGGACGACCGCCGGTACGTGCGGCTGACGGTGGTGCCGTTCTTCAGTGAGATCGGCGACGTGCAGGAGTTCACCTTCGAGGGCTCCACCACCACCAGCATGTCCATGAGCACCACGGACGACGACAACAACAACAGCAACTCGCGCGACAACGCCAGCAACATCACCCGCACCGGCACGACGGTGCAGCTGCCGACGTTCCAGTTCATCTCGGTGACCACCACGGTGAGCGTGCCAGACGGCGGCACCGTGCTGCTGGGCGGCATCAAGCGGCTCAGCGAAGGCCGGAACGAGTTCGGAGTGCCGCTGCTGTCGAAGATCCCCTACATCGACCGGCTGTTCCGCAACGTCGGCATCGGCCGCGAGACCGACAGCCTGATGATGATGGTGACGCCGCGGATCATCATCCAGGAAGAAGAAGAGGAGAAGCTGGGGATCAGCACCCCGTAG
- a CDS encoding thioredoxin family protein, whose translation MARTPSTMLPLGTVAPDFALPSAGGATVRRDDFAGEPALLVVFMCNHCPFVIHLADALAQLARDYQDSGLAMVGINSNDVDNHPDDSPAKMVEEVETRGYVFPYLYDETQEVAKAYRAACTPDFFLFNAERKLVYRGQFDSTRPDSGNAPTGSDLRQAIDAVLSGQPAPEDQHASLGCNIKWKPGNAPEYFG comes from the coding sequence ATGGCCCGCACGCCCAGCACCATGCTGCCGCTCGGCACCGTCGCGCCCGATTTCGCCCTGCCCAGCGCCGGGGGAGCAACGGTGCGCCGCGACGACTTCGCCGGCGAGCCGGCCCTGTTGGTGGTGTTTATGTGCAACCACTGCCCGTTCGTGATCCACCTGGCGGACGCGCTGGCGCAGCTCGCCCGCGACTACCAGGACTCGGGGCTGGCGATGGTGGGGATCAACTCCAACGACGTGGACAACCACCCAGACGACTCCCCCGCCAAGATGGTGGAAGAGGTGGAGACCCGCGGGTACGTGTTCCCGTACCTATACGACGAGACCCAAGAGGTCGCCAAAGCCTACCGGGCCGCCTGCACGCCCGACTTCTTCTTGTTCAACGCCGAACGCAAGCTGGTGTACCGCGGGCAGTTCGACAGCACCCGCCCCGACAGCGGCAACGCCCCCACCGGCAGCGACCTGCGGCAGGCGATCGATGCAGTGCTATCGGGTCAGCCCGCGCCCGAGGACCAGCACGCCAGCCTGGGCTGCAACATCAAGTGGAAACCGGGCAACGCCCCGGAGTATTTTGGATAG
- the trxA gene encoding thioredoxin, translating into MGVQELDDTNFDAEVLKSDEPVLVDFWAPWCGPCRQIAPLIEQLAGENTGAKVVKVNVDNARVAENYGVSSIPTLMVFKGGEVVDRFVGMQSKARLQQALDDAKASV; encoded by the coding sequence ATGGGCGTTCAAGAACTCGACGACACCAACTTCGATGCCGAAGTGCTGAAATCCGACGAGCCGGTGCTGGTCGACTTCTGGGCGCCCTGGTGCGGACCCTGCCGCCAGATCGCCCCGCTGATCGAGCAGCTCGCCGGCGAGAACACCGGCGCCAAGGTGGTGAAGGTGAACGTAGACAACGCCCGCGTGGCGGAAAACTACGGCGTCAGCAGCATCCCCACCCTGATGGTGTTCAAGGGGGGCGAGGTGGTCGACCGCTTCGTCGGCATGCAGTCGAAGGCCCGCCTGCAACAGGCGCTGGACGACGCGAAGGCTAGCGTTTAG